DNA from Diabrotica virgifera virgifera chromosome 10, PGI_DIABVI_V3a:
ACAAATAGATGAtgatacaaagaaaaaattaacAGGGTATAAGGGTGTCATACCCAAGTTTTACGCTTTACCTAAGATTCATAAACCACAGCTTTCGGTACGTCCCATTGTTGCATGCATTGGTTCACCTACTAATTTATTAGCATCTTTTTTGACTGAGATTTTGACCAATGCATATGTCTCTAATGAATATGACGTAAAAAGTTCTTTTGATGTCTTTAACAGCTTTAACAACTATCAGTTACCTGAGGGCTATGTTATTATCAGTCTGGATGTAGTCTCTTTGTTCACTAATGTACATCTAGATGCAGCCTTAATAGCTGTTGAAAACAATTGGAATTTTATTAGTTCTCATTGCAATATTGGCTTGGAATCTTTCAAAAAACTCATCTCCTTTCTTTTTAACAACACCTATTTCACATTTAATAATACTGTGTTTAGACAAACACAAGGGACTCCTATGGGAGGTACTATCTCTCCCATTCTGGCCTGTTATGTGATGGATCATTTACTGGATATGGTGATCCCAGAATTGTCCTTCTATATTCCTTTTGTTAAAAAGTATGTGGATGACTTAATCCTCGCTATTCCTAGCAATAGATCAGCTgaaattttgcaagtattcaataGTTATGACCCTCTATTACAGTTCACAATTGAACATGAGGATGATCTATGCTCAGTCCCCTTTCTTGATACCCGGTTTATTAGAACCCATAACAACTCCCTGAGAATTGACTGGCATAGAAAACCTCATAGTTCTGGACGTTTTCTTAACTATTGGTCATATCATCGACACTCAATAAAAATCAACTTGATTAAGCAAATGAAGGCTAGAATCATAGCTATCAGTGATCCTTCTTGCCATCAGAAGAACCTGAGAATCCTGTCTAACCTTTTTATCGACAACTCTTATCCAAAACACCTAGTCACCAAGATATTATTCAGTTTGACCCCTGACATAATACGCCATAATGATGAGTTGCAAATTACTGTTGCAAGCGGAGAACAAAATGCCAATTGTTTATATACTTCTTTAAAATACGTGAAAGGCATAACACCCAGACTGGCTAGACTGTTTAAAGACATCCCTAACTTGAAAATAGCCTTTAAAACATCTTTAACTTCACGATCTATATTTTCAAAGGTTAAGGACAAGAGTGACATTAGGGATTGTTCTAACGTTGTCTACCAGATTCCCTGTAACAACTGTAATTTGGTATATGTTGGACAAACCGCACGCAATTTAGGTAGTCGTTTAGTTAGTCACCGCAGTGATAGCAGATTATATCCTGAAAGATCTGCTCTTGCCGAACATGTTAATAAAGAACATCACAAAATGAATTACGAATCGGTCAGAGTTTTAGCTTCTGAATCCAACTATACTAAAAGACTGTTCTTAGAGATGGCTTTCATTTCGCAGAATTCTAATGCAATGAACAAAAGGAGTGACATAAATCAATTAAGCTCTATTTACTCATATCTATTATGTTTGGACAACTATCCTCATTTCAATGATGTCTTTTCAACTGATTCATTGTAAAGTTTCCAGctttcagtacattgaaatgtaaattatttataattttggtttttaacttCAAACAAAACTCTGGTAAATTTTTGATGTGTATTCTTAAAGTATTAGTACTAcataagacaaagaaaaaaagaagaagtggtgtcatttgcgtatgtccaggaatgacattgacttctaacctcacatttcacacttgccggcacacgtggcatgtaaacctttttaattgtctttttcttatgtgttagtgtagaaaataatttgtcaatttggtcttttacaccatgtattttttaatatttgactcaatcaatgagtggtgcgtgaatttgtcacctgtgagtataacatccacggaaagcaaatctcaataacgtaagtttttaaacctttacaccttgtactgtatgttttcgaggatgctgtactaacagtagcactttatttcagttattcctgatgatgaaaataaacattttcgaaagcttgaaacttagttaaaagagtacacttatttcACCGCTGCATATCCCAATAACCTCAGAATTCCGTTTTCTACGTTGTCAGCAAAGACttcttttccttttctttttaaGGCATGGGATTTTATCAGAACATCGCATATCGCTATGGTGACCTCGCTGTACGGGCACTCAAGGATTGGTCAAAGACTAAACAAAAATTGGCAAGAGAATACAATAAAAGATGTTTTTTATTAAGATGTAGATCATCAAACATTTCACCTACACACATCATACACTCCACTTCATCCATCACTAAATTATTACAAAGACAGGACATCCAGTCGAACAAGGATGCTTTACAATTTACCAGGTTAGAAAACAGAATTTTGAATTTAGAAATTTCTAATTGCATTAAAGTCATTAACAATTTAGAGTCTAATTTATCTAAACTCAAAAGAGACATCATTGACTTTACTTCTGAATTCATTTTTAACAACTTTTCTAGTAAACAACAAGTTTTATATAACAAAACTTTTCATAAAACCAAATTAGTAAATactaacaaatataatagattatttaatcAAGAACTGAacttgaaactaaagacaaaaccGGGTTGGATTAAGAACCTCTCCAATGTAACCTTGCCCGATGATATTTCTAGATTTTTGTCTTTGGGTCCAAAGTTCAGTATAGAACCTATAGTAGGGAAAGATATCCCTATCAGGGATATGTTGGCTGACGTTGAAACAATTATGCACTCTGTCACGGATGCACAACTGAGGGACGTACTAGTAGCTAAATCTACGTACATCATTACTGATTATGTACATAAAAATAACAGTAAGAGTAGCTTTAACTTCTACAGAGCTATGTTACATAAAACTCGTAAGTTTCTTAGTGAAAACACTAACATTATTGTCATGCCTTCTGACAAATGTAATGTAACTGTAGTTCTGGAGAAGCAGAGATACTTAGATCTATGTCTCGAATTGCTAAATTCTGATAACATATATGAGAGATTGAACAGAGATCCAACTAATACTGTTCAAACTAAATGCAATAACCTCATCAAGGAATTATGCAGTTCGGGACAAATAGATGAtgatacaaagaaaaaattaacAGGGTATAAGGGTGTCATACCCAAGTTTTACGCTTTACCTAAGATTCATAAACCACAGCTTTCGGTACGTCCCATTGTTGCATGCATTGGTTCACCTACTAATTTATTAGCATCTTTTTTGACTGAGATTTTGACCAATGCATATGTCTCTAATGAATATGACGTAAAAAGTTCTTTTGATGTCTTTAACAGCTTTAACAACTATCAGTTACCTGAGGGCTATGTTATTATCAGTCTGGATGTAGTCTCTTTGTTCACTAATGTACATCTAGATGCAGCCTTAATAGCTGTTGAAAACAATTGGAATTTTATTAGTTCTCATTGCAATATTGGCTTGGAATCTTTCAAAAAACTCATCT
Protein-coding regions in this window:
- the LOC126878457 gene encoding uncharacterized protein LOC126878457, with product MGFYQNIAYRYGDLAVRALKDWSKTKQKLAREYNKRCFLLRCRSSNISPTHIIHSTSSITKLLQRQDIQSNKDALQFTRLENRILNLEISNCIKVINNLESNLSKLKRDIIDFTSEFIFNNFSSKQQVLYNKTFHKTKLVNTNKYNRLFNQELNLKLKTKPGWIKNLSNVTLPDDISRFLSLGPKFSIEPIVGKDIPIRDMLADVETIMHSVTDAQLRDVLVAKSTYIITDYVHKNNSKSSFNFYRAMLHKTRKFLSENTNIIVMPSDKCNVTVVLEKQRYLDLCLELLNSDNIYERLNRDPTNTVQTKCNNLIKELCSSGQIDDDTKKKLTGYKGVIPKFYALPKIHKPQLSVRPIVACIGSPTNLLASFLTEILTNAYVSNEYDVKSSFDVFNSFNNYQLPEGYVIISLDVVSLFTNVHLDAALIAVENNWNFISSHCNIGLESFKKLISFLFNNTYFTFNNTVFRQTQGTPMGGTISPILACYVMDHLLDMVIPELSFYIPFVKKYVDDLILAIPSNRSAEILQVFNSYDPLLQFTIEHEDDLCSVPFLDTRFIRTHNNSLRIDWHRKPHSSGRFLNYWSYHRHSIKINLIKQMKARIIAISDPSCHQKNLRILSNLFIDNSYPKHLVTKILFSLTPDIIRHNDELQITVASGEQNANCLYTSLKYVKGITPRLARLFKDIPNLKIAFKTSLTSRSIFSKVKDKSDIRDCSNVVYQIPCNNCNLVYVGQTARNLGSRLVSHRSDSRLYPERSALAEHVNKEHHKMNYESVRVLASESNYTKRLFLEMAFISQNSNAMNKRSDINQLSSIYSYLLCLDNYPHFNDVFSTDSL